The following coding sequences lie in one Erwinia amylovora genomic window:
- the moaD gene encoding molybdopterin synthase sulfur carrier subunit encodes MINVLFFAQVRELVGTDGLQVSAEYADVEALRRQLAEKGERWALALGSGMLLAAVNQTLVSLQHPLRAGDEVAFFPPVTGG; translated from the coding sequence ATGATTAACGTGCTGTTTTTTGCCCAGGTGCGTGAACTGGTCGGTACCGACGGGCTACAGGTGAGCGCAGAATACGCCGATGTTGAAGCGCTGCGCCGCCAGCTGGCAGAGAAGGGGGAACGCTGGGCGCTGGCGCTGGGATCCGGTATGCTTCTGGCGGCCGTGAATCAGACGCTGGTGTCGCTGCAGCATCCGCTGCGCGCCGGGGACGAAGTGGCATTTTTCCCTCCCGTGACCGGAGGTTAA
- the moaE gene encoding molybdopterin synthase catalytic subunit MoaE, protein METRIRVGHAPFSIADEHQWLSASDLDGAVVTFTGKVRNHNLGDDVSALTLEHYPGMTEKALAAIVAEARLQWPMQRVTVIHRIGELFPGDDIVLVGVSGVHRAAAFAAAEFIMDQLKTRAPFWKREATAGGQRWVAARDSDRQAAARWKGNQ, encoded by the coding sequence ATGGAAACGCGAATCAGAGTGGGCCATGCGCCCTTCAGTATTGCTGATGAGCATCAGTGGCTTTCTGCCTCCGATCTGGACGGCGCGGTAGTGACCTTTACCGGTAAGGTGCGTAACCACAATCTGGGTGACGATGTCAGCGCGCTGACGCTGGAACACTACCCCGGCATGACGGAGAAAGCGCTGGCGGCGATTGTTGCAGAGGCACGCCTGCAATGGCCGATGCAGCGGGTCACGGTGATCCACCGTATTGGCGAGCTATTCCCCGGCGATGATATCGTGCTGGTAGGCGTCAGTGGCGTTCATCGCGCTGCCGCCTTCGCCGCTGCTGAATTTATCATGGATCAGCTGAAAACACGCGCCCCGTTCTGGAAGCGTGAAGCCACCGCCGGCGGCCAGCGCTGGGTTGCTGCACGCGACAGCGATCGGCAGGCCGCCGCCCGTTGGAAAGGAAATCAATGA
- a CDS encoding DUF1615 domain-containing protein: MNRSLQKLTVPLALLLASCSHHPSDNASAPRPAEVKAQIARLLPEGVSDRQGWAGDIYVAFNGQNLPPSVSNLCAVIAVTGQESNFSADAAVTGLPKIAWGEIDRRAAQHHIPSFLVRTALLFKSPTGKSYADRLDHVKSEKELSAVFDDLIDMVPMGQKLFGHLNPIHTGGPMQVSIAFAESHAKDYPYPVDGSIRREVFTRRGGLWFGTMHLLAYPANYSTPLYRFADFNAGRYASRNVAFQAAVSRLSGIKLALDGDLINYGSDSAGGTEKAVRLLGKRLDHSDRAIRRALEKGDSDDFDKTDLWQAVFALADKDAGKKLPREMLPGIKLESPKITRNLTTAWFAQRVNSRYQKCLSRH, encoded by the coding sequence ATGAACCGTTCTCTGCAAAAACTCACTGTTCCGCTGGCGCTGCTGCTGGCAAGCTGTAGTCATCATCCGTCAGACAATGCCTCTGCACCACGCCCCGCCGAGGTTAAAGCGCAGATTGCCCGTTTGCTTCCTGAAGGGGTGAGCGACCGCCAGGGGTGGGCGGGGGATATTTATGTGGCATTCAACGGCCAGAACCTCCCTCCATCCGTCAGCAACCTGTGCGCGGTGATTGCCGTCACCGGGCAGGAGTCGAATTTCAGCGCTGATGCGGCGGTAACCGGTTTACCCAAAATCGCCTGGGGAGAAATCGACCGCCGCGCCGCACAGCACCATATCCCGTCATTCCTGGTACGCACCGCGCTGCTTTTCAAATCCCCTACCGGTAAAAGCTATGCCGACCGGCTGGATCATGTCAAAAGCGAAAAGGAGCTGAGCGCGGTATTTGATGATCTCATTGACATGGTACCGATGGGGCAGAAGCTGTTTGGCCATCTGAACCCGATCCATACCGGTGGGCCGATGCAGGTCAGCATTGCCTTTGCCGAGTCTCACGCGAAAGACTATCCCTACCCGGTAGATGGCTCCATCCGGCGCGAGGTCTTTACCCGACGTGGTGGCTTGTGGTTTGGCACCATGCATCTGCTGGCTTACCCGGCAAACTACTCCACGCCGCTGTATCGCTTTGCCGACTTCAACGCCGGCCGGTATGCCAGCCGCAATGTCGCCTTCCAGGCCGCCGTGTCTCGCCTCAGTGGTATTAAGCTGGCGCTGGACGGTGACCTGATCAACTACGGTTCTGACAGCGCCGGAGGGACCGAAAAGGCCGTGCGTCTGCTGGGTAAACGGCTGGATCACAGCGACCGGGCCATTCGCCGGGCGCTGGAAAAAGGGGACAGCGATGACTTCGACAAAACCGATCTGTGGCAAGCGGTATTTGCCCTGGCCGATAAGGACGCTGGCAAAAAGTTACCGCGTGAAATGTTGCCGGGTATCAAGCTGGAAAGCCCGAAAATTACGCGTAATCTCACCACCGCGTGGTTTGCCCAGCGCGTCAATAGCCGTTACCAGAAATGTTTATCACGTCACTGA